One Monomorium pharaonis isolate MP-MQ-018 chromosome 4, ASM1337386v2, whole genome shotgun sequence DNA segment encodes these proteins:
- the LOC105837798 gene encoding uncharacterized protein LOC105837798 — protein sequence MSSSRVNVSYHNMRIFIIAILVVTLCYPAFIDTAVVHRSEKQLQRVLLRDSNARIPRAAEDNRKDAPTRICHNAPCGWAVYDTDSRNIEYFMKNTCVCLDESYKCVRAGDDLSASAYVYRCRQNTTADNIEAPKQTTI from the exons ATGTCGAGTTCGCGCGTGAATGTCAGCTACCATAACATGAGAATATTCATCATCGCCATCCTCGTCGTCACTCTGTGTTATCCGGCTTTCATCGATACGGCGGTGGTCCATCGTTCCGAG AAACAGTTACAGCGAGTACTACTACGAGACTCTAACGCAAGGATTCCACGAGCTGCGGAAGACAACAGGAAAGATGCCCCGACACGAATTTGTCATAACGCGCCCTGTGGATGGGCAGTTTACGATACAGACAGCCGTAacattgagtattttatgaaaaacac TTGCGTGTGCCTGGATGAAAGCTACAAGTGCGTACGCGCCGGGGACGATCTGTCCGCGAGCGCGTACGTGTACCGCTGTCGTCAAAACACGACGGCGGATAACATCGAGGCTCCGAAGCAGACAACGATCTGA